In Fluviicola sp., the sequence AGCTTTCCGTTCGGTTTCGAAAGTCACGTGCCGGATGTTCTGATGTTCGAGTAAATGGCGCAATTCGTGCTTGATTTTTGCTTCTTCTTCACAGGTTACGGATTCTTCCAGCACCAAATGAGCCGTCATGGCGTTTTCGGTGGAACTCAAAGGCCAGATGTGCACGTGATGAACTTCTCTTACGCCTTTTGCCTGTTGAACCAGAGCCACTATTTCTTCGAGGTGAATTGCACTCGGAACACCGTCTAAAGACAAGCGCAGGCTTTCCTTCATCAACTTCCAGGTACCGAACAATATAATTGCCGCAATAATCAAACTGAAAACCGAATCCAGCCAGTACAAACCGGTGTAGTAAATGACGATACCGCCAACCACCAATCCTGCCGAAACCAACGCATCTGCGAGCAAATGCAGGTAAGCACTTTTCACATTGATGTCTTTCTCTTTGTTGCGCAGGAAGAATAAGGCTGTGGAAAAATTGATCACAATCCCGATCCCTGCAATGATGGAAACGGTTAGTCCCGGAATTTCCTGCGGATGAAAGATCCGGTCTATCGAACCGTAAACAATTGCCCCGATGGTCAGAACCAAAAGCATGGAATTAAATAAAGCCACTAGAATGGAAGTCTTGCGGTAACCGTAAGTATATTGACTGGTCGATTTGACTTTCATGAGTTTGAAAGCCAGCAGCGAAAGGGCCAAAGTTCCAACATCCGCCAGGTTGTGCCCGGCATCCGAAAGTACGGAAAGCGAATCAATTACAATACCTACAATGGCTTCGATGACCACAAACGCCAAATTGAGTATGATCCCGACAACAAAAGCGGTATTGACTTTCGTCAGTACAACTTCGTGATGATGATGTGCATGATCATGTCCCATGCTTAAAGATAAGAAATTCGCAGAATCGGATTGTTCAAAACGAAGTAGGGCCGGAAAATTTTCCGGCCCTACTGTTTCTATTTGAAAGATTTTAAGCTCTTCCCAATTGTTTCAATAATCTCAAATGGTTGAAGATCGCTCCCCAAAAAGTCGTGTGGTAGTTGTACTGAATACCGTATTCCTGTGCCGTTTTTTTAACGATCTTGGAAATTTTCGGATAATGAATATGCGAAATATCCGGGAATAAATGGTGTTCGATCTGGTAGTTCAATCCACCTACGTACCAGGTCAATAACGGGTTCCAGTTCTCGAAATTCGCTGTGGTCATCATCTGGTGTTTTGCCCAGGAAACCTCGTCGTTCTTTTCAGTATACCCGTCTTTGGTCATGAATTCTGTTTGAGGCATTACGTGTGCTACCTGGAAAACAAATGCCAAAATTAATCCGCAAATAAAATGCATCACGAAGAAACCTATGAGCACCTGCCACCAACTTACATCCATCACAAGTAATGGAATAGCGATGATATATACGTAATAAAGCAACTTGGAAAAGATCAATTGGATCAACGCTTTTCTGAATGTCTTGTTCTGTGCCTGAAGCAAGCCTTCTTTGCTGTAACGGCTCAATTGCATGAAATCTTTATTGGTCATCCATGCCAAGGTCATAAATCCGTAGAAGAACCACGCGTAATAAACCTGGAAACGGTGTACTTTCTTACGCGGTACATTTGGTGAAAAACGAAGTAACCCGATCGAATCGATGTCTTCATCCATGTCGTGTACGTTCGTAAAGCTGTGGTGTAATACGTTGTGCTGAATGCGCCAGTTCAAGTTGGAACCCCCAAGGATTTCCATGGAGAAACTCATGATTTTATTCAGCCATTTGTATTTGGAAAATGCTCCGTGATTGGCGTCGTGCATGATCGATAGTCCGATTCCTGCCATTCCCACACCCATGACCATCGTCATGAAGAACATCAGCCAATGATTTTCGATCACTCCGAAAACCATTAAAAAATAAGGAAGTAAAAACAAGGAGAACATCAATGGAACTTTCAGGAGAATGCGCCAGTTTCCATAACGCTTCAGGTTATTTCTTTTAAGGTATTCATCTACTTGTTGGGAGAGCTTTTTTGTAAAGTCGTCACTTCTTGTGAGTCGTATGTATTGCATAGTTTTTTGTACAAATGGTATTTATTTGCACACACAAAGGTAGAGATAGTTTCAATTCGAAAAAATACTTTACAGAGATTTAACACCTTGAAAACACACAATGGCTTGATAATCAAATAACTATTTACCGTTCCAATTTGTCATAGTCAATTGAATTCCTATAGCGGCAAAACTCTTCAAAAACTCGGCTGCAACAGCGATCCGTTCGTTGAGTGTTTCCCGTTCTTCGGCAGTCCATTCACCCAATACATAATCGACCTGCTGGCCTTTGTGAAAATCAGCCCCAACGCCAAAGCGAAGGCGGCAGTATTCGGTTGTATTCAAAGTCGCCTGGATGTCTTTCAATCCGTTGTGTCCGCCATCAGACCCTTTTCCTTTCATGCGCAATTTCCCGAATGGAAGTGCCAGGTCATCGGTTACTACCA encodes:
- the pth gene encoding aminoacyl-tRNA hydrolase, whose amino-acid sequence is MKYLFVGLGNPGSKYEETRHNIGFKVVEALAKELGGTFSLQKTAEVAEVKFKGRTLFLVKPTTYMNLSGKAVNYYLQQEKIPRENLVVVTDDLALPFGKLRMKGKGSDGGHNGLKDIQATLNTTEYCRLRFGVGADFHKGQQVDYVLGEWTAEERETLNERIAVAAEFLKSFAAIGIQLTMTNWNGK
- a CDS encoding cation diffusion facilitator family transporter, translated to MGHDHAHHHHEVVLTKVNTAFVVGIILNLAFVVIEAIVGIVIDSLSVLSDAGHNLADVGTLALSLLAFKLMKVKSTSQYTYGYRKTSILVALFNSMLLVLTIGAIVYGSIDRIFHPQEIPGLTVSIIAGIGIVINFSTALFFLRNKEKDINVKSAYLHLLADALVSAGLVVGGIVIYYTGLYWLDSVFSLIIAAIILFGTWKLMKESLRLSLDGVPSAIHLEEIVALVQQAKGVREVHHVHIWPLSSTENAMTAHLVLEESVTCEEEAKIKHELRHLLEHQNIRHVTFETERKACENGSCSS
- a CDS encoding acyl-CoA desaturase, producing the protein MQYIRLTRSDDFTKKLSQQVDEYLKRNNLKRYGNWRILLKVPLMFSLFLLPYFLMVFGVIENHWLMFFMTMVMGVGMAGIGLSIMHDANHGAFSKYKWLNKIMSFSMEILGGSNLNWRIQHNVLHHSFTNVHDMDEDIDSIGLLRFSPNVPRKKVHRFQVYYAWFFYGFMTLAWMTNKDFMQLSRYSKEGLLQAQNKTFRKALIQLIFSKLLYYVYIIAIPLLVMDVSWWQVLIGFFVMHFICGLILAFVFQVAHVMPQTEFMTKDGYTEKNDEVSWAKHQMMTTANFENWNPLLTWYVGGLNYQIEHHLFPDISHIHYPKISKIVKKTAQEYGIQYNYHTTFWGAIFNHLRLLKQLGRA